In Flavobacterium sp. N3904, one DNA window encodes the following:
- the ung gene encoding uracil-DNA glycosylase, which translates to MQINLSTSWQTILTDEIEKPYFHELMETVEQEYQNSICFPPKELIFSAFNTCSFEDVKVVIIGQDPYHGDGEANGLSFSVNDSVKIPPSLRNIFREINTDFDSIFMPTSGNLEFWANQGVLLLNASLTVRKDNPNSHKRLKWNLFTDAVIQKISDEKENVVFMLWGSFAQKKGAKIDRQKHLILESGHPSPMSANQGKWFGNKHFSKANMYLEKNNIKPIDWLPV; encoded by the coding sequence ATGCAAATCAACTTAAGTACTTCCTGGCAAACAATTTTAACTGATGAAATAGAGAAACCTTATTTTCATGAATTAATGGAAACTGTTGAACAAGAATATCAAAATTCTATTTGTTTTCCTCCAAAAGAGTTGATTTTTTCGGCTTTTAATACTTGTTCTTTTGAAGATGTAAAAGTGGTTATTATCGGTCAAGATCCTTATCATGGCGATGGGGAAGCCAATGGTTTGTCCTTTTCGGTAAATGATTCGGTTAAAATTCCTCCATCATTGCGCAATATTTTCAGAGAAATAAATACCGATTTCGATTCTATTTTTATGCCGACTTCCGGTAATTTGGAATTTTGGGCAAATCAAGGGGTTTTGCTTTTAAATGCTTCATTAACGGTTCGAAAAGATAACCCGAATAGCCATAAACGTCTCAAGTGGAATTTGTTTACAGATGCTGTTATTCAAAAGATATCCGATGAAAAAGAGAATGTAGTTTTTATGCTTTGGGGAAGTTTTGCACAAAAAAAAGGAGCTAAAATTGATAGACAAAAACATCTGATTTTAGAATCAGGGCATCCTTCGCCCATGAGTGCCAATCAGGGAAAATGGTTTGGCAATAAACATTTCAGTAAAGCTAATATGTATTTAGAAAAAAATAATATAAAACCAATTGATTGGTTGCCAGTATAG
- a CDS encoding transglutaminase translates to MIQLNKTNFNIVKSKFQLKKPWDSFVIFFLSILITIPLFIVLHQNLINPNWYFNLDRILLFIIVLTVVHYALYTLRTIIIVCLALYLLVLIYGSLFGNFSFNSVFDDYNSMLYTMNNNPYPQDIIIAKLLPFPNKDEILKAIEYENPKVRNFAIMATTKHFKNIKGYYEYRNLIQCFAVFKEINSRWNYVNDPKNGDYIATAHESLLYFSGDCDDHSILMAAAIRSIGGTPRLIHTKGHIYPEILIGSMKDLEKANFLIKNVLFAEESRNKQINYHIDEHNQVWLNLDYTAKYPGGPFLSEEILGALTLE, encoded by the coding sequence ATGATACAACTTAATAAAACTAATTTTAACATCGTAAAGTCCAAGTTTCAGTTGAAAAAACCTTGGGATAGTTTTGTTATCTTTTTTTTAAGTATCCTAATTACGATTCCATTATTTATAGTACTTCATCAAAATTTAATCAATCCAAATTGGTATTTTAATTTGGATCGCATATTGCTTTTTATTATTGTTTTGACAGTTGTTCATTATGCTTTATATACCTTAAGAACCATAATTATTGTTTGTTTGGCACTCTATTTATTGGTGCTTATTTATGGAAGTTTATTTGGTAATTTTAGCTTCAATTCGGTTTTTGATGATTATAATTCGATGTTGTACACCATGAATAATAATCCTTATCCACAGGATATTATAATTGCCAAATTACTACCATTTCCCAATAAAGATGAAATTTTAAAAGCAATCGAATACGAGAATCCAAAAGTGCGAAATTTTGCCATTATGGCTACAACTAAGCATTTTAAAAATATAAAGGGATATTATGAGTATCGAAACCTAATACAGTGTTTTGCCGTATTCAAAGAAATAAACAGTCGTTGGAATTATGTAAACGATCCCAAAAACGGAGATTACATCGCCACAGCCCATGAATCCTTACTCTATTTTTCGGGCGACTGTGATGATCATTCCATTTTGATGGCCGCCGCTATACGATCAATTGGCGGCACTCCGAGACTGATTCATACCAAAGGACATATTTATCCCGAAATTTTAATAGGAAGTATGAAAGACCTTGAAAAAGCAAATTTTCTAATCAAAAATGTATTATTTGCCGAGGAAAGCCGAAACAAACAAATCAATTACCACATTGACGAACACAACCAAGTGTGGCTAAACCTTGATTATACTGCAAAATATCCGGGAGGGCCATTTCTTTCCGAGGAAATTTTGGGTGCGCTGACATTGGAGTAA
- a CDS encoding SDR family oxidoreductase produces the protein MKIILTGATGVLGSHIMYDILELFINENKNGKLFIIARNKGKVSAFDRINELLTSDYTPLLLQKRGLEKLHQFIEIIDSDLANLKDTFSEKIKGAYFIHSAGYVNLSTDENLKEKIFDENAKITKSLFKTFHPFIKKFIYIGTEFSSGIRGGLIDNDFHNLDFTPEHRNAYEDAKFHSENFIAKECKRLGLPFQILRPSVIGGKMLGTESPYFIPKYMVFYLLAKFFHFTSQRKGEQENVRFIINEETGLNIIPVDYVARVIVNTFERDDIEQLNIVNDKSFNIVKGLQLIMKEVGYTNFTLIKNPLDFKYKNNIEKLYYESIGKHLKPYFITNPNEYDTTLLNSILEIPKLDSEAFTNMIRYAILNDFKDINV, from the coding sequence ATGAAAATAATACTTACAGGAGCTACTGGTGTTTTAGGATCGCATATTATGTATGACATTCTGGAGCTTTTTATCAACGAAAACAAAAACGGAAAGCTTTTCATTATTGCGAGAAACAAAGGGAAAGTTAGTGCTTTTGACCGTATTAATGAGCTTTTGACTAGCGATTATACTCCTTTACTTTTACAAAAAAGAGGTTTAGAAAAGCTGCATCAATTCATAGAAATCATCGATTCGGATTTGGCGAATCTTAAGGATACTTTTTCCGAAAAAATTAAAGGAGCTTACTTTATCCACTCCGCAGGTTACGTTAATTTATCTACTGATGAAAACTTAAAAGAGAAAATTTTTGACGAAAATGCCAAAATAACCAAATCGCTATTCAAAACATTTCATCCTTTTATCAAAAAATTCATTTACATCGGGACCGAATTTTCATCCGGAATCCGAGGTGGATTGATTGACAATGATTTTCATAATCTAGATTTCACTCCAGAGCATCGTAACGCTTATGAGGATGCCAAATTCCATTCTGAGAATTTCATAGCCAAAGAATGCAAAAGATTGGGATTGCCATTCCAGATTTTAAGACCGAGCGTTATTGGAGGCAAAATGTTGGGAACCGAAAGCCCTTATTTCATTCCAAAATACATGGTTTTTTATCTTTTGGCCAAATTCTTTCACTTTACTTCACAACGAAAAGGCGAACAGGAAAATGTTCGTTTTATCATTAATGAAGAAACTGGACTAAATATTATTCCGGTCGATTATGTAGCCAGAGTGATTGTAAATACTTTCGAACGAGATGACATCGAGCAATTGAATATTGTAAACGACAAAAGCTTCAATATTGTAAAAGGCTTGCAATTGATTATGAAAGAAGTGGGTTATACTAATTTTACTTTAATAAAAAATCCTCTTGATTTCAAGTATAAAAACAACATCGAAAAATTGTATTATGAAAGCATTGGTAAACATTTAAAGCCTTATTTTATTACCAATCCCAACGAATACGATACCACTTTACTAAACTCAATTCTTGAAATTCCAAAATTAGACAGTGAAGCATTTACCAATATGATACGTTATGCCATTTTGAATGATTTTAAGGATATTAATGTTTAA
- a CDS encoding nucleoside phosphorylase, whose protein sequence is MAIQQSELILNPDGSVYHLNLKPEHIAHDIIFVGDQDRVAKITKHFDSIEFSTQKREFKTQTGIYKGKRLTVMSTGIGPDNIDIVINELDALVNIDLETRKPKEKLTSLNIIRIGTSGSLHANIPVDSFVMAQFGLGLDNMLRSYLVDAVSNLEMEDAFIEHTNWDLRKGRPVVIPCSSVLEKRIESEKMHKGITATAGGFYGPQGRVLRLNIQDPILNSKMDNFLFNGTRITNLEMETSAIYGLSALLGHQALSLNAIIANRANGTFSSDPYKAVDELIEYTLEKLSK, encoded by the coding sequence ATGGCTATTCAACAATCTGAATTAATACTCAATCCTGACGGGAGTGTGTATCACCTTAATTTGAAACCCGAACATATCGCTCACGATATTATTTTTGTGGGTGATCAAGATCGAGTGGCAAAAATCACCAAACATTTTGATTCCATTGAATTTTCTACCCAAAAAAGAGAATTCAAAACCCAAACAGGAATTTATAAAGGCAAGCGTCTAACGGTGATGTCTACTGGAATTGGCCCTGATAATATAGATATTGTCATCAATGAGCTGGATGCGCTTGTCAATATTGATTTGGAAACCAGAAAACCAAAAGAAAAACTGACTTCCTTAAATATTATCCGAATAGGAACTTCGGGTTCTTTGCACGCAAATATCCCCGTGGATAGTTTTGTGATGGCTCAATTTGGTTTGGGACTCGACAATATGCTTCGCTCCTATTTGGTTGATGCTGTTTCAAATCTTGAAATGGAAGATGCATTTATTGAACACACCAATTGGGACTTGCGAAAAGGAAGACCTGTTGTTATTCCTTGTTCTTCGGTATTAGAAAAAAGAATAGAAAGCGAAAAAATGCACAAAGGAATCACGGCAACTGCAGGTGGTTTTTATGGACCTCAAGGACGTGTTTTGCGTTTAAATATTCAAGACCCTATATTAAATTCCAAAATGGATAATTTCCTTTTTAATGGAACAAGAATTACCAATCTCGAGATGGAAACTTCAGCCATTTATGGGCTTTCCGCACTTTTGGGACATCAGGCGCTGTCACTAAATGCCATTATTGCCAATCGTGCCAATGGAACTTTCAGCAGCGATCCTTACAAGGCGGTGGATGAATTGATAGAATATACTTTGGAGAAGTTGAGTAAATAG
- a CDS encoding translation initiation factor: protein MDLQDQLKNLFPDHEMAPEELIEKEPHELYVQKEPMICKFEKRKGKATTIIEGYEGTDEDFKILAKEIKTKLSVGGTFKDDSIIIQGDYRDKIMSILKEKGFKVKRVGG, encoded by the coding sequence ATGGATTTACAAGACCAATTGAAGAATCTTTTTCCAGACCATGAAATGGCTCCCGAGGAGTTAATTGAAAAAGAACCACACGAATTATACGTTCAAAAAGAACCTATGATTTGCAAATTCGAAAAAAGAAAAGGCAAAGCGACCACTATCATTGAGGGGTACGAAGGAACCGACGAGGATTTTAAAATCCTGGCCAAAGAAATCAAAACCAAACTGAGTGTTGGCGGGACTTTCAAAGATGATTCTATTATTATTCAAGGTGATTATCGTGATAAAATAATGAGCATTTTAAAAGAAAAAGGGTTTAAGGTAAAACGTGTTGGAGGATAG
- a CDS encoding isopenicillin N synthase family dioxygenase: MQNIPSVDLRDFLSDDPKRKQKFVNEIGSAFEDIGFVALKGHFLNDQLVDELYGEIRNFFSLPLETKHSYEIPGIGGQRGYVSFGKEHAKGRKEGDLKEFWHFGQYVDEDSKYASEYPENVEVKELPRFNVVGKEAYQMLEKTGVYVLRALALHLGLDEFYFDEYAKDGNSILRPIHYPPITSEPENAIRAAAHGDINLITLLMGAQGKGLQVQNHNGDWIDAVAEPDELVINVGDMLSRHTNNKLKSTIHQVVNPPRELWGTSRYSIPFFMHPVSDMKLNCLENCIDAENPKKFEDITAGDYLYERLVDLGLIKK, encoded by the coding sequence ATGCAAAACATTCCTAGTGTTGACTTGCGTGATTTCCTTTCGGACGACCCGAAACGTAAACAAAAATTTGTAAATGAAATCGGAAGTGCATTCGAAGATATTGGCTTCGTAGCGCTCAAAGGGCATTTTTTAAACGATCAATTAGTTGATGAATTGTATGGCGAAATCAGGAATTTCTTTTCCTTGCCATTAGAAACCAAACACAGCTATGAAATTCCTGGAATTGGTGGACAAAGAGGTTATGTTTCTTTTGGAAAAGAACATGCCAAAGGTCGTAAAGAAGGGGATTTGAAAGAATTTTGGCATTTTGGGCAGTATGTGGACGAAGATTCCAAATATGCTTCAGAATATCCAGAAAATGTTGAGGTAAAAGAATTACCACGTTTTAATGTTGTTGGTAAAGAAGCTTACCAAATGCTTGAAAAAACAGGTGTTTATGTATTGAGAGCTTTGGCATTGCATCTTGGATTGGATGAATTTTATTTTGACGAATACGCCAAAGACGGGAATTCAATCCTAAGACCTATTCACTATCCTCCTATTACATCAGAGCCTGAGAATGCGATTCGTGCAGCAGCTCATGGTGACATCAACTTGATTACTCTATTGATGGGTGCGCAAGGTAAAGGATTACAAGTTCAAAACCATAATGGCGATTGGATCGATGCAGTAGCAGAACCAGATGAATTGGTAATAAATGTAGGTGATATGCTATCTCGCCATACCAATAACAAACTGAAATCTACGATTCATCAAGTGGTTAATCCGCCTAGAGAATTATGGGGAACTTCACGTTATTCTATTCCATTTTTTATGCACCCGGTTAGTGACATGAAGTTAAACTGTTTAGAAAACTGTATAGATGCCGAAAATCCTAAAAAATTCGAGGATATTACTGCTGGGGATTATTTATACGAGCGCCTAGTTGATCTAGGTTTAATTAAGAAATAA
- a CDS encoding dehydrogenase E1 component subunit alpha/beta, with translation MNFDKKNLSNDTLLDLYKRMLKPRLVEEKMLILIRQGKVSKWFSGIGQEAISVGITAALDKDEYILPMHRNLGVFTGRDIPLHRLFSQWQGKANGFTKGRDRSFHFGTQEYKIIGMISHLGPQLGVADGIALANKLQKNGKVTAVFTGEGATSEGDFHEALNIAAVWDLPVFFIIENNGYGLSTPTNEQYRCENLADKGIGYGIESHIVDGNNILDVFNLITELKASMTENPRPILLEFKTFRMRGHEEASGTKYVPQELMDLWAAKDPVDNYRSYLYQNDILTKEHDDEIQHEIKKDIDESWAIANAEPEIVPTYEGELNDVYQPYIHEEFHPNSETENIRFIDAISSSLRQSMVRHEKSVIMGQDIAEYGGAFKITDGFVAQFGKDRVRNTPICESAVVSTAMGLSINGYKAIVEMQFADFVSTGFNPIVNLLAKSHYRWLEKADIVVRMPCGGGTQAGPFHSQTNEAWFTKTPGLKVVYPAFPYDVKGLLNASINDPNPVLFFEHKQLYRSMSQNVPTNYYTIPLGKAALLKEGDDVTIISFGAAVHWALETLDKNPEIEADVLDLRTLQPLDTEAIYTSVKKTGKVIVYQEDSMFGGIASDISALIMENCFEYLDAPVKRVASLDSPIPFTKALEDQYLPKGRFEIELKALLEY, from the coding sequence ATGAATTTCGATAAAAAAAATCTATCCAACGATACTTTATTAGATCTATATAAAAGAATGCTAAAACCGAGATTGGTAGAGGAAAAAATGCTAATCCTGATCAGACAGGGAAAAGTATCCAAATGGTTTTCTGGTATAGGGCAGGAAGCCATTTCTGTAGGTATTACAGCTGCTTTAGATAAAGATGAATATATTTTACCAATGCACCGCAACTTAGGTGTATTTACAGGAAGAGACATTCCATTACATCGACTATTTTCTCAATGGCAAGGCAAAGCCAATGGATTTACCAAAGGAAGAGACCGAAGTTTTCATTTTGGTACGCAAGAATATAAAATCATTGGAATGATTTCGCATCTGGGACCTCAACTGGGTGTTGCTGATGGAATAGCATTGGCCAATAAATTACAGAAAAACGGAAAAGTAACTGCTGTTTTTACCGGTGAAGGCGCCACTAGCGAAGGCGATTTTCATGAAGCTTTGAATATAGCAGCGGTCTGGGATTTGCCTGTTTTTTTTATAATTGAAAATAACGGATATGGTTTATCTACTCCTACCAATGAACAATACCGTTGCGAAAACCTTGCCGACAAAGGAATAGGTTACGGAATCGAAAGCCACATCGTTGACGGGAATAATATATTGGACGTTTTTAATTTAATTACCGAATTAAAAGCATCGATGACTGAAAATCCACGGCCAATTTTATTGGAATTCAAAACATTCCGAATGCGCGGACATGAAGAGGCGAGTGGCACCAAATATGTTCCTCAGGAATTAATGGATTTATGGGCCGCAAAAGACCCTGTGGATAATTACAGAAGTTATTTATACCAAAATGATATTCTTACCAAAGAACATGATGACGAAATACAACATGAAATCAAAAAAGATATAGATGAAAGTTGGGCTATAGCCAATGCCGAACCAGAAATTGTACCCACTTATGAGGGGGAATTAAATGATGTTTACCAGCCGTATATTCATGAAGAGTTTCATCCGAATTCGGAAACAGAAAATATTCGTTTTATAGACGCTATTTCGAGTAGCTTGCGCCAATCAATGGTTCGACATGAAAAATCGGTTATCATGGGACAAGACATTGCCGAATATGGTGGCGCTTTCAAAATAACGGATGGTTTTGTGGCGCAATTTGGTAAAGACCGTGTTCGAAATACACCCATTTGCGAAAGCGCCGTAGTTTCGACAGCGATGGGATTGTCCATTAATGGTTATAAAGCCATCGTCGAAATGCAATTTGCTGATTTTGTGTCCACCGGATTTAATCCAATTGTGAATTTATTGGCCAAATCTCATTACCGTTGGTTGGAGAAAGCCGATATTGTCGTTCGAATGCCCTGCGGCGGAGGAACACAAGCAGGGCCTTTTCATTCCCAAACCAATGAAGCCTGGTTTACTAAAACTCCAGGTTTAAAGGTTGTTTATCCAGCCTTTCCTTATGATGTCAAAGGTTTGCTGAATGCTTCGATAAATGACCCGAATCCTGTTTTATTCTTCGAACACAAACAATTGTACCGAAGCATGTCACAAAATGTACCCACAAACTATTATACTATTCCATTGGGGAAAGCGGCCTTACTCAAAGAAGGAGACGATGTCACGATTATTTCTTTTGGAGCAGCGGTACATTGGGCTTTGGAAACTTTAGACAAAAATCCAGAAATAGAAGCAGATGTGTTGGACTTAAGAACCCTCCAACCTTTGGATACGGAAGCAATTTACACCTCGGTCAAAAAGACAGGAAAAGTGATTGTTTATCAAGAAGATTCTATGTTTGGCGGAATTGCCAGCGATATTTCAGCATTGATAATGGAAAATTGTTTTGAATATCTGGATGCGCCCGTAAAACGTGTTGCCAGTTTGGATTCCCCAATTCCATTTACAAAAGCATTGGAAGATCAATATTTGCCGAAAGGCCGATTTGAAATAGAATTGAAAGCGCTTTTGGAGTATTAA
- a CDS encoding putative transporter, whose product MFEWFKILFTPTETPDMTQSLIVLFLAISVGFFAGKLKIGSVSLGVSAVMFVGLFLGHLGFSMEPELIQFVREFGLILFVYGIGIQVGPTFFSSFKKEGLIFNALGVGTVFLGGIIAYLIHLFANVKVENAVGLMSGSVTNTPGLGAAKSTLIEIQKQLNLPADHFSDPAIAYAITYPIGVFGIILIIILAKNFLKIDLSNEVILLNKKNKDSENKIVRQKCRVTQPNIVGKTIRQVFKEFHIEDVIISRQKQSGTKVVFSPSLDSIIKDKDVLMVVAKQKDINKFIDIAGKVSTDLFIESEDDVTTKILSVTKKTATHKTLAQLDLYNQFGLKVTRVVRSGLEILAQPTLELYYGDTLLVVGSKEAIEEAENIIGNSKKILLEPDFLSLFGGLIFGVIIGSIPIMIPSLPVPLKLGLAAGPLLAALFISRYGGVGVIHSYINNGAIHFMKDFGICLFFAAVGIKAGHGFYDNFIANDGWMWIYYGCYITFIPLTLLVLISRFVFKLNFYQMVGIMSGSYTDPAALAFSTKYLDSDIPNQSYATVYPLVTISRILVAQLLILLFAS is encoded by the coding sequence ATGTTCGAATGGTTTAAAATATTGTTTACTCCGACAGAAACGCCGGATATGACACAGTCATTAATTGTATTATTTTTGGCTATTAGCGTAGGTTTTTTTGCAGGAAAACTCAAAATAGGCAGTGTATCACTCGGTGTATCCGCAGTTATGTTTGTTGGCCTATTTTTAGGTCACTTAGGTTTTAGTATGGAACCGGAATTAATTCAATTCGTTCGAGAATTTGGTTTAATTCTTTTTGTATACGGTATCGGTATTCAAGTTGGTCCTACTTTCTTTTCTTCTTTCAAAAAAGAAGGGCTTATTTTTAATGCATTAGGTGTTGGAACTGTTTTCTTAGGTGGTATTATTGCCTATTTAATCCATTTATTTGCTAATGTAAAAGTTGAAAATGCTGTTGGATTAATGTCGGGTTCGGTTACAAATACTCCAGGATTAGGAGCTGCCAAATCGACTTTGATTGAAATTCAAAAACAATTGAATCTTCCTGCTGATCACTTTTCAGATCCTGCCATTGCTTATGCTATCACTTATCCTATTGGAGTTTTTGGAATTATACTCATTATAATATTAGCCAAAAACTTTTTGAAAATAGACTTATCTAATGAAGTTATTTTGCTTAATAAAAAAAATAAAGACTCAGAAAATAAAATAGTTCGTCAAAAATGTAGAGTTACACAACCAAATATAGTAGGAAAAACAATTAGACAGGTATTTAAGGAATTCCACATTGAAGACGTAATTATATCCAGACAAAAACAAAGCGGAACCAAGGTGGTGTTTTCCCCTTCGTTAGATTCTATAATAAAAGACAAAGACGTTTTGATGGTGGTGGCCAAACAAAAAGACATTAATAAATTTATCGATATTGCTGGAAAAGTATCCACCGATTTATTTATCGAATCTGAAGACGATGTTACAACAAAAATACTAAGTGTAACTAAAAAAACCGCTACGCACAAAACGCTCGCACAATTGGATTTGTACAATCAATTTGGTTTAAAAGTGACTCGTGTAGTTCGTTCTGGATTAGAAATTTTAGCACAGCCTACATTGGAACTTTATTATGGTGATACTTTATTGGTAGTAGGTAGTAAAGAAGCCATCGAAGAAGCTGAAAACATTATAGGAAATTCAAAAAAAATACTTTTGGAACCCGATTTCCTTTCTCTTTTCGGAGGCTTGATTTTTGGGGTTATCATTGGTTCAATTCCAATTATGATTCCTTCTTTGCCCGTTCCTTTAAAATTAGGATTGGCTGCCGGACCGCTTTTGGCCGCATTATTCATTAGTAGATACGGTGGTGTTGGAGTAATTCACTCATATATCAATAACGGAGCAATACATTTCATGAAAGATTTCGGGATTTGTTTGTTCTTTGCTGCAGTCGGAATTAAAGCAGGTCATGGTTTCTATGACAATTTTATAGCAAATGACGGATGGATGTGGATTTATTACGGTTGCTACATTACTTTTATCCCTTTGACACTATTGGTATTAATAAGTCGATTTGTATTTAAACTTAATTTTTATCAAATGGTAGGAATTATGAGCGGCTCTTATACCGATCCTGCTGCATTGGCTTTTAGTACCAAATATTTGGATTCTGATATTCCTAATCAATCGTATGCAACGGTTTATCCGTTGGTAACAATCAGTAGAATATTGGTGGCACAATTGCTTATTTTGCTCTTTGCGAGTTGA
- the pckA gene encoding phosphoenolpyruvate carboxykinase (ATP), giving the protein MKNIKIIQELHNLGITGYHEVVYNPSYEELYKAEVSNKRKGYEKGALTDTGAVAVKTGVFTGRSPKDRYIVKDATSRDTIYWDDKVNFPTTQGIYDDLKGLVLKQLSTSPKLYVVDAYCGTNVDTRLKVRFVMEVAWQAHFVTNMFIRPSNYELENFGQPDFIVMNGSKTVNPNWKEQGLNSENFVVFNLTEKIQIIGGTWYGGEMKKGMFSMMNYYLPLKGMASMHCSANVGEKGDVAVFFGLSGTGKTTLSADPKRYLIGDDEHGWDNNGVFNYEGGCYAKVIDLSEENEPDIWRAIKRDALLENVIVDEYGEIDYYDHSITENSRVSYPIYHINKIVLPSKAGHASKIIYLSADAFGVLPPVSILDEDQAQYHFLCGYTSKLAGTERGITSPEPSFSPAFGEAFLTLHPTMYSKTLIGKMKEHGAKAYLVNTGWNGTGKRISLKNTRAIIDAIINSEIDAAETKTIPFLNLTIPTALTNVSEGILDPRDTYKDEAEWESKAKDLSARYIKNFEQYTDTEEGKRLVAAGPSLEAVLN; this is encoded by the coding sequence ATGAAAAACATCAAAATTATTCAGGAATTACACAATTTAGGAATCACAGGTTACCATGAAGTTGTATACAACCCTTCTTATGAAGAATTGTACAAAGCTGAAGTTTCTAATAAAAGAAAAGGATACGAAAAAGGAGCATTAACTGATACTGGTGCTGTTGCCGTAAAAACAGGAGTTTTTACAGGACGTTCTCCTAAAGATAGATATATTGTTAAAGATGCAACATCAAGAGATACTATATACTGGGATGACAAAGTAAATTTTCCAACTACTCAAGGAATTTACGATGATTTAAAAGGATTAGTTTTAAAACAACTTTCTACATCTCCAAAATTATATGTAGTTGATGCTTATTGCGGAACAAATGTTGACACAAGACTTAAAGTACGTTTCGTAATGGAAGTGGCTTGGCAAGCACACTTTGTAACTAATATGTTTATCAGACCTTCAAATTACGAATTGGAAAACTTTGGACAACCCGATTTTATTGTAATGAATGGTTCAAAAACTGTAAATCCAAATTGGAAAGAACAAGGGTTAAACTCTGAAAACTTTGTAGTATTTAACCTTACTGAAAAAATCCAAATTATTGGAGGAACTTGGTATGGTGGTGAAATGAAAAAAGGTATGTTCTCTATGATGAACTACTACTTACCTCTAAAAGGGATGGCTTCAATGCACTGTTCTGCAAACGTAGGTGAAAAAGGTGATGTTGCTGTATTCTTTGGACTTTCTGGAACTGGAAAAACTACACTTTCTGCAGATCCAAAAAGATACTTAATTGGAGATGATGAACACGGATGGGATAACAATGGAGTATTTAACTACGAAGGTGGTTGCTATGCTAAAGTAATTGACTTATCCGAAGAAAACGAACCAGATATCTGGAGAGCAATCAAAAGAGATGCTTTATTAGAAAATGTGATTGTTGATGAATACGGAGAAATTGATTATTACGATCATTCAATCACAGAAAATTCAAGAGTTTCTTACCCAATTTATCATATCAACAAAATTGTATTGCCATCAAAAGCTGGACATGCAAGCAAAATCATCTATCTTTCTGCTGATGCATTTGGAGTATTGCCTCCAGTATCAATCTTAGACGAAGATCAAGCTCAATACCACTTCTTATGCGGATATACCTCAAAATTAGCAGGAACTGAAAGAGGAATTACTTCTCCAGAACCTTCTTTCTCACCAGCATTTGGTGAAGCTTTCTTAACATTACACCCAACAATGTATTCTAAAACATTAATTGGAAAAATGAAAGAGCATGGAGCTAAAGCATATTTGGTAAACACAGGTTGGAATGGAACTGGAAAAAGAATTTCTCTTAAAAACACAAGAGCAATTATTGATGCCATCATCAACAGTGAAATCGATGCTGCTGAAACAAAAACTATTCCTTTCTTGAACTTGACGATCCCAACTGCATTAACAAATGTTAGTGAAGGAATTCTTGATCCAAGAGATACTTACAAAGATGAAGCTGAGTGGGAAAGCAAAGCAAAAGATTTATCTGCACGATACATTAAAAATTTCGAACAATATACAGATACTGAAGAAGGAAAACGTTTAGTCGCTGCTGGACCTTCTTTGGAAGCTGTTTTAAATTAG